One part of the Lotus japonicus ecotype B-129 chromosome 2, LjGifu_v1.2 genome encodes these proteins:
- the LOC130736456 gene encoding protein FAR1-RELATED SEQUENCE 5-like, with product MRLRRQKVDFRCGCDAKFRVHIDPPSQRWYVTCFQDAHNHDLLPKQHGGLLAAHRKMGTADIMSMNSFMKSGISAPQIFNSFASQCRGYEKVGFGQKNMQNQLAKQRRSQCLDGQNAVDYIRWLGLNDELMFERHTEDAEHGVENLFWCDDISRYNYKVFGDVVAFDATYKKNKYRRPVVLFSGVDHHNRTIIFASAIVIESEQTYVWLLEQFAEAMNQKLPGAVITDGALPMRNAIRRVFPNAHHRLCAWHLLKIANKRVGIPEFLNRFRTCMLSDYGIGEFKRRWATMVTDLGLENNTWVSEMYDKREMWAATYFRGKFFAGFRTTSRCEGFHS from the coding sequence ATGAGATTGAGACGACAAAAGGTTGATTTTAGATGTGGATGTGATGCCAAATTCCGGGTGCACATTGACCCTCCTTCACAGCGATGGTATGTTACATGTTTTCAAGATGCACATAACCATGACCTTTTGCCGAAGCAGCACGGTGGTTTGTTGGCGGCTCATAGGAAAATGGGTACTGCCGACATTATGTCAATGAATAGTTTTATGAAGTCAGGTATAAGTGCACCTCAAATATTTAATTCATTTGCCAGCCAGTGCAGAGGTTATGAGAAAGTGGGGTTTGGGCAAAAGAATATGCAAAATCAGCTTGCCAAACAAAGGCGGTCACAATGTCTAGATGGGCAGAACGCTGTGGATTATATCAGATGGTTGGGGTTGAACGATGAACTAATGTTTGAGAGGCACACAGAGGATGCTGAGCATGGAGTTGAAAATTTGTTTTGGTGTGACGACATCAGTCGATACAACTACAAAGTATTTGGAGATGTGGTTGCTTTTGATGCAACTTACAAGAAGAACAAGTATCGCCGACCTGTTGTGCTATTTTCTGGTGTGGACCATCATAACAGAACGATTATATTCGCTAGTGCAATTGTTATTGAATCTGAACAAACCTATGTTTGGTTATTGGAACAATTTGCTGAAGCTATGAACCAGAAGTTACCGGGCGCTGTCATTACTGACGGAGCGCTGCCTATGCGCAACGCCATTAGGAGAGTTTTTCCGAATGCTCACCATCGACTATGTGCATGGCATTTGCTTAAAATTGCAAATAAAAGGGTTGGGATTCCTGAATTTTTGAATAGGTTCAGGACATGTATGTTAAGTGACTATGGCATCGGTGAATTCAAGCGACGGTGGGCAACAATGGTGACAGATCTCGGATTGGAGAACAATACTTGGGTTAGTGAAATGTACGACAAGAGGGAAATGTGGGCTGCAACTTACTTTCGTGGGAAGTTTTTTGCTGGTTTTAGGACAACATCAAGGTGTGAGGGCTTTCACTCCTAA
- the LOC130736457 gene encoding protein FAR1-RELATED SEQUENCE 7-like: MRFKDFEADFKSGFGDLPLQTNFRGLERSATRILTVEVFNLFVPVISLASEMIVTEFKRATGDKRYKVVQYRMESKAWNVYYAPVSDDFKCSCEKMETYGLPCEHILGVLVFLHITKLPISMVSKRWTKGAKDCYNGEVMGGSIFWESEVIVRYVWLVESCRELCTLTSKSVENFNKVKEKFAHEIHLLKDNSASEDEDNFDATVAGLGKVNNTGPVRRPRVHARASASGLSTKRTIRCTACKVAGHNRLTCPLLRDIDYENHSFERDEENESICGEDEDDDYEDDDYEDDDCGEDHYAD; this comes from the coding sequence ATGCGTTTCAAGGACTTTGAAGCTGATTTCAAATCTGGTTTTGGTGACCTGCCTTTGCAAACTAATTTTAGGGGTTTGGAAAGGTCAGCGACAAGAATTCTTACTGTTGaggtttttaatttgtttgtccCTGTGATTAGCCTTGCATCAGAGATGATTGTGACAGAATTCAAACGTGCCACGGGAGATAAGCGTTACAAGGTTGTACAATATAGAATGGAGTCCAAGGCTTGGAATGTTTACTATGCCCCAGTTTCAGATGACTTCAAGTGTTCCTGTGAAAAGATGGAGACGTATGGGCTTCCATGCGAGCATATATTGGGTGTTCTTGTTTTTCTCCACATAACTAAATTGCCTATTTCTATGGTCTCAAAACGATGGACTAAAGGTGCAAAGGATTGTTATAACGGGGAAGTAATGGGAGGCTCAATATTTTGGGAATCTGAAGTGATTGTTAGGTATGTTTGGCTTGTAGAGTCATGCAGAGAATTGTGTACCCTAACTAGTAAGAGTGTTGAAAATTTTAACAAAGTCAAGGAAAAATTTGCTCATGAAATACATTTATTAAAAGACAATTCTGCATCAGAGGATGAGGACAACTTTGATGCCACTGTTGCTGGTTTGGGGAAAGTTAATAACACGGGACCTGTTAGGAGGCCTCGAGTTCATGCAAGAGCGTCAGCTTCTGGATTAAGTACCAAGCGTACCATTAGATGCACCGCGTGTAAGGTGGCTGGGCACAACAGATTGACTTGTCCTTTGTTAAGAGACATTGACTATGAAAATCACAGCTTTGAAAGGGATGAGGAGAATGAAAGTATCTGtggggaagatgaagatgatgactaTGAAGATGATGACTACGAAGATGATGACTGTGGTGAAGATCACTATGCAGATTAA